One window of the Benincasa hispida cultivar B227 chromosome 3, ASM972705v1, whole genome shotgun sequence genome contains the following:
- the LOC120072879 gene encoding phosphatidylinositol 4-kinase gamma 8-like has translation MKLYTMAVVVDQHREFKPFCRSQRCRLQSYTHLDFSNCEIDQNNFVNSLREAFEVACIHRSFSTPCLSLVEEVDYKPRIKIMVGRGTRLHGVIQEAANALASGVDPVPVSSGLGGAYILRNESGVNIAVVKPIDEEPFACNNPKGFVGRLMGQPGLKRSVRIGETGVRELAAYLLDYGGFVGVPPTALVEISNVGFHVNNNSYGIPATPHKIASLQSYVDHDCDAGELGPSSFSVAAVHRIGIFDIRLLNIDRHAGNLLVKKRQRHENCDVGVVELVPIDHGLCLPEWLDDPYFEWLHWPQASVPFSETELEYIANLDPFKDAELLRSELPAIREASIRILILCTIFLKKAAAFGLCLADIGEMMTREFGSGEENLSALENLCARAMAIVPIIISGEHDTKQENSDLEMFKFENESRYDGHNKEVSDPQLQETSEILKPPKVPKLPCPDYPTGSKTTTLSNMETDENIHNDDIIDCNYIVPKSSNHGSLIKSKSFSVQNLHSESGAIMFGKMSRDNWELFLESFEKLLPEALNKTRCVGSKLQRMGTSCKF, from the coding sequence ATGAAATTGTACACGATGGCAGTTGTAGTTGATCAACATCGTGAATTTAAGCCATTTTGCCGGTCTCAAAGATGTAGACTTCAATCTTATACCCATCTTGACTTCAGCAATTGCGAAATCGACCAAAACAATTTTGTCAACTCCTTGAGAGAAGCATTTGAAGTTGCTTGTATACATCGAAGCTTTTCAACACCCTGCCTATCTTTGGTAGAAGAAGTTGACTACAAGCCAAGAATTAAAATCATGGTTGGCCGTGGTACAAGGCTACATGGTGTCATACAAGAGGCTGCAAATGCTTTGGCATCCGGTGTTGATCCAGTACCGGTGTCAAGTGGGTTAGGTGGTGCATATATCTTGCGTAATGAAAGTGGGGTTAACATTGCTGTGGTAAAGCCTATTGATGAAGAGCCATTTGCCTGCAATAATCCTAAAGGATTTGTGGGTAGGTTGATGGGTCAACCTGGTTTGAAGCGTTCAGTTCGGATTGGTGAAACAGGTGTCCGTGAATTGGCAGCTTATCTGCTCGACTACGGTGGCTTTGTTGGTGTTCCTCCAACAGCTTTGGTGGAAATCTCTAATGTTGGATTCCATGTTAATAATAATTCATACGGGATTCCAGCTACTCCACACAAGATTGCATCACTCCAGAGTTATGTAGATCATGATTGTGATGCTGGAGAGCTCGGTCCCTCTAGTTTCTCTGTCGCTGCAGTTCATCGCATAGGGATTTTTGATATACGACTCTTAAATATTGATAGGCATGCAGGCAATTTACTTGTGAAGAAGAGACAAAGGCATGAAAATTGTGACGTTGGGGTAGTTGAGCTTGTGCCAATTGATCATGGACTTTGCCTTCCTGAGTGGCTCGATGATCCGTATTTTGAATGGCTTCACTGGCCTCAGGCCTCGGTTCCTTTCTCTGAGACTGAACTTGAGTACATTGCCAATCTTGATCCCTTCAAAGATGCAGAACTCTTAAGATCTGAGCTTCCTGCTATAAGGGAGGCCTCCATTAGAATCCTCATTCTGTGCACCATTTTTCTGAAAAAGGCTGCAGCTTTTGGGCTTTGTCTTGCTGACATTGGCGAAATGATGACACGGGAATTTGGCAGTGGAGAAGAAAACTTAAGTGCATTAGAGAACCTTTGTGCTCGAGCTATGGCCATTGTACCGATTATCATTTCAGGCGAGCACGACACCAAACAAGAAAACAGTGACCTGGAAATGTTTAAATTCGAAAATGAAAGCAGATATGATGGTCACAACAAAGAGGTTTCTGATCCTCAACTCCAAGAGACTTCTGAAATTCTCAAGCCTCCAAAAGTTCCTAAGCTCCCATGTCCTGATTATCCAACTGGATCAAAGACTACAACATTATCCAATATGGAAACTGATGAAAACATACACAATGATGACATCATCGACTGTAACTATATCGTTCCGAAAAGTAGTAACCATGGTAGCTTGATCAAGAGCAAGAGTTTCTCGGTGCAGAACCTTCACAGCGAGAGCGGCGCAATCATGTTTGGAAAAATGAGTAGGGACAATTGGGAGCTGTTCTTGGAAAGTTTTGAGAAGCTTTTACCTGAAGCACTCAACAAGACGAGATGCGTGGGCTCAAAGCTTCAGAGGATGGGAACTTCTTGCAAGTTCTGA